A single window of Polyangiaceae bacterium DNA harbors:
- a CDS encoding HAD-IB family hydrolase, producing MSGDKPRIRAALFDMDRTLVRKETASLYVRYQRDIGQATTLDLLKALYWVGQYTLGVLDADKVADKVLGTMRGLSEPTFVAQCDDWFTKYVEHHITDAGRHAVARHKARGDVCAIVTGATRYAAGPLARRLDIEHVVASELEIDEMGQFTGRAVKPLCLGEGKLKRAEAFANKLGFALQEATFYTDSVSDIPLLERVAEPIVVNPDPRLLRIAKRRGWPIERW from the coding sequence ATGAGCGGCGACAAACCAAGAATTCGCGCTGCGCTTTTCGACATGGACCGGACGCTCGTGCGCAAGGAGACGGCGAGCCTGTACGTGCGATATCAGCGCGACATCGGGCAAGCCACGACGCTCGATTTGCTCAAAGCATTGTATTGGGTGGGGCAATACACGCTCGGCGTGCTCGATGCGGACAAAGTGGCCGACAAGGTGCTTGGCACGATGCGAGGTTTGTCCGAGCCGACATTCGTGGCGCAATGCGATGATTGGTTCACCAAGTACGTGGAGCATCACATTACGGATGCAGGTCGTCATGCGGTCGCGCGGCACAAGGCTCGCGGGGACGTGTGTGCGATCGTGACGGGAGCCACGCGTTATGCGGCGGGGCCGCTTGCCCGGCGCCTCGATATCGAACATGTGGTTGCGAGCGAGCTCGAAATCGATGAAATGGGGCAATTCACGGGGCGAGCGGTCAAACCATTGTGTCTTGGGGAAGGCAAGCTGAAACGAGCCGAAGCGTTCGCGAACAAGCTTGGGTTTGCGCTGCAAGAAGCGACGTTTTACACGGACAGCGTGAGCGACATCCCGCTGCTCGAGCGTGTGGCGGAGCCCATCGTGGTGAATCCCGATCCGCGGCTTTTGCGCATTGCAAAGCGTCGTGGATGGCCGATCGAGCGGTGGTGA